From Solidesulfovibrio carbinoliphilus subsp. oakridgensis, the proteins below share one genomic window:
- the tadA gene encoding tRNA adenosine(34) deaminase TadA: MALQPARRFVAGGDMLPDPPPGWESFEAVMGLALAEAREAAALGETPVGAVLLSGAGEVLAQTGNGPISRADPTAHAEILALRQAAARVGNYRLPGSILVVTLEPCLMCLGAMIHARVGLLVYGAPDPRTGAVDSRLPGPDLPFFNHRFDVLSGVCADASAALLRQFFRNRRARPDGAPAK, translated from the coding sequence ATGGCCTTGCAGCCGGCCCGGCGCTTTGTCGCCGGCGGGGATATGCTGCCCGACCCGCCGCCGGGCTGGGAAAGTTTCGAGGCGGTGATGGGACTCGCCCTGGCCGAGGCCCGGGAAGCGGCCGCCCTGGGCGAGACGCCGGTCGGCGCGGTCCTGCTCTCCGGCGCGGGCGAGGTGCTGGCCCAAACCGGCAACGGCCCGATCTCCCGGGCCGACCCCACGGCCCACGCCGAAATCCTGGCCCTGCGCCAGGCCGCGGCCCGGGTCGGCAATTACCGGCTGCCGGGCTCGATCCTGGTCGTGACGCTCGAGCCCTGCCTCATGTGCCTCGGGGCCATGATCCACGCCCGGGTGGGGCTGCTCGTCTACGGCGCGCCCGACCCGCGTACGGGCGCGGTGGATTCGCGGCTCCCCGGCCCGGACCTGCCCTTTTTCAACCACCGCTTCGACGTTCTTTCCGGAGTGTGCGCCGACGCCAGCGCCGCGCTCCTGCGGCAGTTTTTCCGCAACCGCCGCGCCCGGCCGGACGGGGCCCCGGCAAAATAA
- a CDS encoding FAD-dependent oxidoreductase, protein MQQDQPEPRASLWMATADMPFRDALAEDLRVDACIVGAGVAGLMTAYELVRQGRSVAVLDDAPRRQSLTWRTSAHLSCALDDRFEYIERVRGEKEARLAAASHGSAIDRLEAVALEEAIACEFTRVDGYLFKPPADASDILDKELAAAHRAGLVDVALLPRAPLPSFDTGPCLIFPRQAQFHPLKFLAGLGEAVERRGGRLFFGTRVRDVAGGSPVRVTTTSGRTVTAGAVVVATNTPVTNRVLPHTKQAAYSTYVIGAPVSKGAVPPGLYWDTLDPYHYVRLGTGVDGAAGETDILVVGGEDHKTGQVPPGPEPYQLLEVWARKRFPMMGQVAFRWTGQVLETFDGLGYIGKNPTEANVYIATGDSGHGLTHGAIAGMLLSDLILGRSNAWTELYSPARQVFHGGAGIARWLGENLNVTRQTLDWISPGEVATEDRIAPGTGAVVRKGWGKEAVWRDAAGGLHRQVANCTHMKCIVHWNPWEKSWDCPCHGSRFDEAGRVLHGPANRNLEATSAEGGDEA, encoded by the coding sequence ATGCAGCAGGACCAACCGGAACCGCGTGCTTCCCTGTGGATGGCCACGGCCGACATGCCCTTCCGTGACGCCCTGGCCGAGGATCTTCGCGTGGACGCATGCATCGTCGGCGCGGGCGTCGCCGGGCTGATGACGGCTTACGAGCTGGTCCGGCAGGGCAGGTCCGTGGCCGTGCTCGATGATGCGCCACGGCGGCAGAGCCTGACTTGGCGCACCTCGGCCCACCTGAGCTGCGCCCTGGACGACCGCTTCGAATACATCGAACGGGTGCGGGGCGAAAAGGAGGCCAGACTTGCGGCCGCCAGCCACGGCTCGGCCATCGACAGGCTGGAGGCCGTGGCCCTGGAAGAGGCCATTGCCTGCGAATTCACCCGGGTGGACGGCTATCTTTTCAAGCCGCCCGCAGATGCGTCCGATATCCTGGACAAGGAACTGGCCGCTGCCCACCGGGCCGGCCTCGTGGACGTGGCGCTTTTGCCCCGGGCCCCGCTGCCGTCCTTTGACACCGGGCCGTGCCTGATCTTTCCCCGGCAGGCCCAGTTCCACCCGCTCAAGTTTCTGGCCGGCCTGGGCGAGGCCGTGGAGCGCCGTGGCGGACGCCTCTTTTTTGGCACGCGGGTCCGGGACGTGGCTGGCGGCAGCCCGGTCAGGGTCACGACCACAAGCGGCCGCACGGTCACGGCCGGGGCCGTTGTCGTCGCTACCAACACGCCGGTCACCAACCGGGTCCTGCCCCACACCAAGCAGGCCGCCTACAGCACCTACGTCATCGGCGCGCCCGTGTCCAAGGGGGCCGTGCCGCCGGGCCTCTATTGGGACACCCTCGATCCCTACCACTATGTCCGACTCGGGACCGGCGTGGACGGAGCGGCGGGGGAGACGGACATCCTCGTCGTCGGCGGCGAAGACCACAAGACCGGACAGGTGCCGCCCGGACCCGAACCGTACCAGCTGCTCGAGGTCTGGGCCCGCAAACGGTTCCCCATGATGGGCCAGGTGGCCTTTCGCTGGACCGGCCAGGTTCTGGAAACCTTCGACGGCCTGGGCTACATCGGCAAAAATCCGACCGAGGCCAACGTCTACATCGCCACGGGGGACTCGGGCCACGGCCTGACCCACGGGGCCATTGCCGGCATGCTGCTCTCCGACCTGATCCTTGGCCGGAGCAATGCCTGGACCGAACTCTATTCCCCGGCCCGGCAGGTGTTCCACGGCGGGGCCGGGATCGCCCGGTGGCTTGGCGAGAATCTGAACGTGACCCGGCAGACCCTGGACTGGATCAGTCCGGGCGAGGTCGCAACCGAAGACCGGATCGCACCCGGCACCGGGGCCGTTGTCCGGAAGGGGTGGGGCAAGGAGGCTGTGTGGCGGGATGCGGCCGGAGGCCTGCACCGGCAGGTGGCCAACTGCACGCATATGAAGTGCATCGTGCATTGGAATCCGTGGGAAAAGAGCTGGGACTGCCCCTGCCACGGCTCGCGCTTCGACGAGGCGGGCCGCGTTCTTCACGGTCCGGCCAACCGGAACCTGGAAGCCACGTCGGCAGAAGGGGGGGACGAAGCCTGA
- a CDS encoding Rossmann-like domain-containing protein: MRGTRTQHDILCAIAEEVCLLPDAPIGDVLTGTCLAAVRSRFCGLASLVSHIAPGLPRTAAPAGDLPATVHAAAARLCDPGVSNTDAASLAMAAVNSLLPPPAEDATMPGQELLLARGKGKNVAVVGHFPFVEALRTACAKLWVLEKRPRPGDTDASLAGEILPQADLVAVTGTTLLNGTLAGLLSSCRPDAFVVMLGPTTPFARALFDCGIDVLAGCDVPDPEAALAGIRAGKCFKGLSGVRQIAWVRPGAAV, from the coding sequence ATGCGTGGGACCCGCACCCAGCACGATATCCTGTGCGCCATTGCCGAGGAAGTCTGCCTCCTGCCGGACGCGCCGATCGGCGACGTGCTCACGGGCACGTGCCTGGCCGCCGTCAGGTCGCGGTTTTGCGGCCTGGCCTCCCTGGTCTCCCACATCGCCCCCGGCCTGCCCCGGACCGCGGCGCCGGCCGGGGACCTCCCGGCCACGGTCCATGCAGCCGCCGCACGGCTTTGCGATCCGGGCGTCTCCAACACCGACGCCGCCTCCCTGGCCATGGCCGCGGTCAATTCCCTGCTGCCGCCGCCGGCCGAGGACGCGACCATGCCCGGCCAGGAGCTCCTCCTGGCCAGGGGGAAAGGGAAAAACGTGGCCGTGGTCGGCCACTTCCCGTTCGTCGAGGCCCTGCGCACGGCCTGCGCCAAGCTGTGGGTGCTGGAAAAACGCCCCAGGCCCGGAGACACGGACGCGAGCCTGGCCGGTGAGATCCTGCCCCAGGCCGATCTGGTGGCCGTCACCGGCACCACGCTTTTAAACGGCACCCTGGCCGGGCTCCTCAGTTCCTGCCGCCCCGACGCCTTTGTGGTCATGCTTGGCCCGACCACGCCCTTTGCCCGGGCCCTTTTCGACTGCGGCATCGACGTCCTGGCCGGCTGCGACGTGCCCGACCCCGAAGCGGCGCTCGCCGGCATCCGGGCCGGCAAATGCTTCAAGGGACTCTCCGGCGTGCGCCAGATCGCCTGGGTGCGGCCGGGAGCGGCGGTCTGA